tggTGTTCTAAtgtaatgaattattatatatgtaatgtattaatatgcaatttatcataaaaagaaACGAGGACtatcgagtcccgtttgaatcttaggaatatataggataaaaatgacatgttattagggttactgtgttttgggtgttggtccTGAACGTCTTACCAGTGGCTGAGTTTCCACCATTAGTTGCGGATACgcgacagcttgtgtgagcaacatcgtgtagcttacattctgactgATAGCTTGTGTAAGCAGGCCCATTtgacagctcatgtgagctacgactatatgtttagcacacttttgTGAGCTTTCCCGCGTATCCggtattattctaagtggttcaacgggcatacaAAGGGAAGGAACGGTAAGTGTTTCAATTAAAAATGTCATGAAAGTATGGAAATGTATGAGTTGTTGATGATTAAAGTATGGATAACCATGTTCATGGAAAGTATGAAGGCTTATATGCTATATTCATGAAAGTTATTTAATCATGTGGTGatttttgttaagttatgtgtttaatcactaacttGTGAAGTTAATGCTATTTTTATGTCTtatgtgttatgcaaatgaaatggtaaatgttCAATATGAATTAAGATATGTATGCATGAAACTCATTGAaatggtgatacatggaaaacatgatatgttatgagatagatgataaatccaattgaattatgctcaagtataatggttatccatgttaaattcacttgaattatgttaaaatgaactaacatgtgttgttgatgtgcttaggcttgtgccaagcttatgattggattatatcatgcttagtgttaatgaaatacattgagACGGTAAGTGTTCAATTGGTAATATGCTTATGTAAATGAAAAGGTGGTATAAAttaaagtatgtaatttctatgaaatggtttatcatgtagtTGTTTCCAAAGAGTTatgttaaatgcactagctcgtagtcatggttgatgttatgcttatgtcttgtattATGTAAAGGAAACGAGTATGAAAAGgtaatgaaaatggtaagttcatagttgaaatgaaatatgatgaaataaaaaggaatgAATGAGTTGAAATATGTACTTGTATGTGAGAAGTTTACGTATGTTATAGATGAATATACCTAGTTCATGAACAATTATgctatttaatgaattaatgttgttatttaagctaaaataagTAAATGCAAGGGAAAGTACAAAAATGGAAGGGTTCAAGTCTTAtgaaatcctactatgctaggaatgataaatatatatggtGTTGATAGACTTATTACAttgtgagttgatgattatGGTTCGATAAATAttgaggcattggtataggtttatactTAACCTATAATGTTCATTATTGGAATGGAATGCTATGtctaaagtttatacgagcttactaagcctTCATTGCTTATGTGGTTATCTTTCTCTTGctttacagattatcagaagcttgaTTGGGTTGGAAACTAGTCAGAGattcatcacactatctatcaATTTTATAGGTAGATTTTTATGCTTTGGTCGCGGTTATAATgtcatgtataggtgttttgtacTTGATGATATAgccattatgtttggcttgtaaatatggtattttggttgatgaaataGTTATCatgttggcatgtatatatatgtggtttaAGGAATGATGAAATTTAGCATTTTGGTGCTTTTCTGGTTAAATGTTGAAATGGTTTAGTGATGATAGgtttgaatggccaaattggTATATTTGAGTGTGATATTGGTATGTGAacattttggtatgttttggtgtGAATTTAGTTGCAAAGGTTGGATGGTTAATGACTAAACTATGCAAATGTAGAAACATGTTTGATTGtggtgattgaggtgccttttgggcatattggttgtacgAACAAATACCATGATGATCTAGCTTGAATATGCATGTGTTAGGTACATTTTGGATGCTTGAAAATAGGTACAAATGGTTAGTATATGTAATCATGTTTTGGGTGAgggaaatggcttgaaaatggcctatttttcgtccacacagcatacgacacgggcatgtgtctcagctgtgtgtgacccATGGTCATgcgacacgactgtgtgtcccctgtaggtttcagaaggttgcaagtcaggcagttacacggcctagcacacgaacatgtggcttggccgtgtgagccatgTCATATAGTTACatgggcacggacacgggctgggacacaaccgtgtgtccctatttcgaatgcccacacggcctgagacacgggtgtgtgtctcagccgtgtgagttacaaggcctggccacacggccgtgtgaccgctgtagtttgaaaaatttcttctttttttgaaaaattctatatgttttcgatttagtcccaacttgtttctaatgtgtttttagtgcctcgaaggctcgtataagggacaatatgaataatattgattgatttttctatgattgatgttgagttattaaatgattaaaaatttttatagttgaaaagtaaactctagtaatgctctataaccctattctgacgatagatacgggttaggggtgttacagccaATGTTGTGGCAGATTGGAGGGCCATGTTTTGTAGAATGAGTTTGTTTGAGGATGGTGGCTTACTAGCAGAGTTGCAAGTGAGGCCAACTTTGGTCAGTGAGATTAAGGAGAAACAACCTTTGGATGTGTCCTTTTTGCCTCCGGTTAAGCAAGTTGAGGAAGGTAAGACAACAAACTTTAGGTTTAATTCTAATGGCATTTGTTTTTCAAAGAGAGGAATTGTGTGTCAGATGATAGGGAAATGAAATAGTCTATTTTTCGAGAAGTACATAATAGCCCTTACATTATGCATCCCAgaggaaataagatgtatcgagatTTTAGGGAATTGTACTGGTGGCTTGATCTAAAGCGAGAGGTAATGGATTTTGTGGCTAAGTGTCTGACATACCAACAGGTGAAAGCTAAGCACTAATTTCCTTCTAGACTGTTGCATCCTATTAAGATTCCTTATTTGAAATAGGAGCGAGTGACTATGGACTTTGTTAGTGGCTTGCCCTTAACACATACTAAGAAAGATCCCATTTGGGTGATAGGGGACAGGTTGACTAAGTTGACTCACTTCTTACCGGTTCGTACATATTTTTCTCTGAGTTGTATACTTTTGAGATtgtgagactgcatggggtaccggTATCAACTATTTCTGATAGTGATCCTCCTTTTACATCTTGATTCTAGAAGGAACTgcatgaggcactgggtgctaGACTGGATTCAATACGACTTTCCATTCGTAGACAGATAGATAGTCAGAGCGGGTTGTTCAAGTTTTGGAGGACGTGTTAAGGAGTTGTATGAATGACTTCAGAGGTAGTTGGAAGGAGCACTTCCCGTTAGATGAGTTCGCGTACAATCATAGTTTTTAGTCGAGCATACAGATGGCATCGTATGAGGCTTTGTATGTTTGTAAGTGTCAGATACCTctgtgttggactgagttgggtgaaAGGAATATTTTGGGTCCATAATTGGTTCAGGAAACTGAGGGTAAGGTTAGATTGATTCAAGATTCTCTAAAAAAGGCTTTGAATAGGAAGAAGTTGTATGCTGATCTAAAGAGAAAGGATGTAGAATTTTGTATCGGAGGTCGGGTTTATTCTGAAAGTATCACCATAGAGGAAGGTTCTGAGGTTTGGACagaagggcaagttgagcccaaGTTTTATTGGGCCTTACAGAATTCTTAAGCGGATTGGATCGGTGGCTTATCAGTTGGAGTTAACTTCTGAGCTGGagcatatgaattatgtgttcCATGTTTAGATCTTGAGATGGTACCGATCTTAAAAATCTCATATCATTTCGATTGAGGAGATAGAGGTGAGACCAGATTTGTCTTTTGAGGAGAAACCTATGCAAATTCTTGATCGTGAGGTAAAAAATCTGAGAAAGAAATATATTCCATTGGTTAAAGTTTTGTGGCAAAATCATAGCTCTGAAGAGGTCACATAGAAGTTGGAAGACTCGATTTGGCAAcagtatcctcatctgttcggatcaggtaaattttgaggatgaaatttcttttaaggagGGAAGAGTTGTCACACCCTGagttttattgtaattttatgtacttttaagATATAATTAGTTTCTGACTATATGGTTAAATGTTACTGGTTTTGTCCTTGAGTTTCGAGATCAATTCCTCTCCTATGCATATTATTTTGCAGCTTATATTTTGCTCCAAAACCCTAATTGTTGTCCATATGCTTCTAAATCCTAGTATatagcataatttattttttattcaggcttttttttctctcaaacctTAATTATCTCCCTTTTGCTCTTGTGTCATCCCTTTtgttcttctcttctcttttctctttttttcttttctccattgAGGCCGAATCTTTTCTCTCACCATTCTCATTTTCTCATCTATCacatcttcttttcttttttctctctcctccttttaatttcatccaaactGATATCATCTTCACTGTTCTTTGTTGAATCCCCATCTCTGTTGCTTACATCTCCACTGACTTTTCCATATTCAATTTGTAAGTGAGCATATCTCATTTTTTGTCATCTTATTTCTGTTTTGTGAATCGATTATATAGATCTTATCACAGATCTGGCATGACCAAATCTTTTTATGGTGCTTAGTTGATTCTAATGTGTGatcttatatgtttttttaacgTCAAGGTACAAATTTGGAAGGAACCAAATCAGATTTGAATCGTAAAAGTGCTTTAGAGGACTGTTAGTGCTGATTAAAGGTGTGTGTCCTAACCATGAGTGAATCGTGTATTTATTTGTGATGATTGAATGCGTGTATACCTTATTTATGAtcaattaaatttgtgtgtACCCCTTTTGTGCCTTGATCGATTATTTGTATGTCGTAACTAGGATGATCTGCTATTGGTCGAATGTGTATAATGACTTTTCTACAATGGTCGAATGTATGTATGTGTTATCCTGTTTTGACCGAATTTGATGTAAGTGATTTCGGTACTTAGTCGATTGTATATGAGATCTAATCTGTGTTGGCTCAATATGGGTGTGTTGTTATTAAATGCTATTGTTCTGTTATAGCATGACTCGTGATTCTATCACATGCTTACTAATTTTGCTTGaacattaaattgaaattgattacATGATTAAAAGCATGCTAATATTGTTACTGATTTTGTCATTCACATGATATGTCTATCTATTGCATAAGGTTGGGTGACTGTGGAGTTCTGAAGGCATTTAATGTTGGTGTGGAGTTCTAGCGATTCATCTACAATAAtattggtggtttatccacacatttactggcagtttatctgcagTCTTTACTAGCAGTTCATCTGCAATCTACTGGTGGTTTACTCGTAATTATTATGGTGTGTATGGCCAGATGAGTTCTGAGAAAATcttatggtgtgtagcggatgggtgGGTAGGAACTTTCActacattatataaaattgtactaTTGTACATGAGCATGAGCATAAACCCTATAAACTCTGTGAACTATGATTGATGCTCTACTGCAATATTGTTAGCTTGTATGTTGTATTTACTATTTCTGTATTGGTTACTTATGTGTCATGACTCACACTTAGCTTTAGAGCTCACCCTTTTGACTACTCTTTTACAGATAACCCGCGAGGTTAGAACTCATACTCGACATTTGGAGGATTCATCTCGGATTTTCaaaaagtattttagacttgatttttttgtaaGCTTTATTGGTTTtgtatagttttatatattctaaGGCATGGGTTTGGTTTTGGAACTCTGCATATGCATTGGATAACTTTGAAactagttaaattaaataatttggttAAGCAAGCAAGAagcatgtttttaaataaaatctgtAAACAATGAACTTTTCCTTTGCAAAACTCAAACTTTAAAAGCTCACTCGATCGAAAATAATACAAGTTTTCAAATGTCATAATGATACTACAATTTAGACATTAGTTCTAATTTGGCTTAAAGATTAATGTTTCAGTAAAATTAAGATAAACAAGCTAAGTTATTCTTCAAAGATAAGAAGATGACCTAGAAACAccatttagaaaatataattattttactagGCCCATTTCAATGACTAATGTAGCCTTCAGAATCTGACTGTAACGTCTGGGCTGAGTTAGGGAGGTTACAATTTTGCTGCTCAAAGAACTTCTGAAATACTTCTCTCAAACTGTTGTGTTCCCCTCTCAAATGGGTAGTGAAAGAATAGGGAATTGGAGAAGAGATGAATGAAATGAGTGAATAGATAAGGGGTATTTATACTTGAATAGGTTGGCTATCTTTAGCAAAATGAGAGCCTTGAAGATCTCTTTTCCCATGGCTAGCCCTTGCTTTAAGTAAAGTGGATGTATGACTTTGctatttttgggttattttatGCTTCATTCATGGGAGAGAAACCTTAAAAGGGGGAGGGGAGTTGAACGGCCACATGAGGAGTTTTTgtgattgattttaaatattttaccaaTTCTTGTGTGGCTGATTTGGGCACCTCTATGGACAGTTGGGCCTTCTCCTTCTTAATGGATGGTTTGACTCCCTACCTCCTTAGAAGGCTGTCCATTTTGTTGTCCGAATTCTTGAGCTGCGTCAAAAGAACTTCAAAGGTCCATTATTCGTTTAATTGGGTATCCAAAGTTGATCATACATCAGCCATAGCTCATGCTGTGGAAATGCTACAAAACTGAGCATAAAAAAAGGTGAGCTTTTATACTGCCTTTTCCTCCAGTGCATCAGTTGTTACGAAAACTGCAAAAAATCGTGTGTTTTAGTgtataaaatgatcaaattagcAAATTCTTCATAGTATCAGCTAATAAGACACAATTATAGCAGAAActccaaaattttttatcaaacatttgaaatttgcatgaattattagtttaaaaagtgctaaagataactctatattttagagttatcacaccccaaatttaattcattgctcgacCCTAGCAATGACACTTTATAGAGGTAAGAACAACATAATTGCAACATACtaagtataattaatttttcatctagTCATGTATTAGTGAAATCATactcaaattaaattttgcaagTATGTAACTCAAGTATGtacattttccaaattttctcaAGTACTAGAGTGCTATAAGAAATTCTGAATTGAATGCCTTTTTTTCATAAATGTGCTTTAAATTCTCTCcaatcaaattttttgtttcCCTCGAGTAATGCTAAACAAAAATCCTAAAGTTTAAAttatgtcttcatatgttgagcTAAGTAATTCCTCTTCACTAATGTAGTTGACATAGAAATCTAAATTAATAGGTCTTTAACAAGGTTGTAACATGGCTTGGATCAAGGTAGAAAAAAGATAGACAAATTTTAGGCTAAAACCTTAGTCTCAGCTTACCTTGAACCTTCCAAATACAATTATCCCCAAGAACACCAACTTCTTTTGAGTTTGAGTACATATTCTGTACATTTTTTTCAACaactagattttttttaagatcAACAGATAATTTCTTGAGCATACAACTAGATATACcttgacattttttttacttgtgtTGAGCATCCATTACTTCTCTCTAACTCCCTCAAacttaaacacaaaaatattcAAGATGAACTGAGTCTAAGGCTTGGGacaaataaagataaatattaaataagggATGGCTCATCAATGAaatgtttagaaaaaaaaaaaaagacagacCATATAACTCAAAGTAAGGCTTCAAGGAATAAATAATTActaaggttggcttgaaaggctcaaatggtccaaacaaaaatttgcctaaattatttttaaattaccaTGCCTTCTAGGATTTTGTCTCAAAGAAGTTACTAAATCAATTCTTatgacttaaactttcatgaaTGCTTAGTTTATCtaaggaattaaaaattttcatggtAGCCTTTATACACAATCACTAAGatctatatacatatcataACTTAGTTAGCATACAAATTCTTGcctttatgaaaaaattaattatctcatattACAATATGGTCCCTCCCTCAACTAAAGAgaaacaatgtcctcattgtttaaaaacataaatcataagggaaaaaaataaacataccTCAGTTGTTTAAAAACAACTGTGCACCAGGAGGTAAGTCTTATTTGattgcttaaataccaagtctttcatTGACAGAgtcaatcctagacatgcacatTCACAttgccacacttcttatttttcgATGAGCATACTATAATCcaacattttattattcatgaatttaacttaattttattatgcgaaaaaggggaaaatataaatataaatattaaaaatgtaattatgcaacAGCCTGTTTTCAATgatgtcagaaatagtggttttgagatcACAATTCCAATGagtgagtccataaatattatatatttaatatttatgatgtCATTAGAGtgtcgtattaaattttggttcaataattttaatgtttatttagttaattaatgaaaaggactaaaccGTAAAAGCGCCAAAGCTAATCACTATTAACTAATAAGTGCTAATTGAGTGTAAAACAAATTTGAATGGTTTTATATGGAAATTTATCCATAGTTATGCTAGAGGatggtatatatgtatgttttagaattaaaatatgtgaaattaagGGTATaatggtaaataaataaaaggtttaacaaatgtaaaaagaaaagaaatcataaaTTTGTTCATTTCTTCTTGGCCTCAACCGAATAACCATTTCTAAGGGAGACTAAGCTTCGGTCAAGCTTTCAATCGTGCATGTAGGTTAACTTGAGGTCTATTTTTcgtaagttttatgtttttaaggtcattgtagcttaatctaccAAGCCCAATGACTATATTTTGTGACACtttcaaagttttgaaaagttaccATTGTTATTTCTTAAGCTATTTGGATGTTAATGGTTGAGTTTGAAGCTTTGTGTTGAAATATGACTATTTTGCAAAGtgaatttaattagttttgagtttaaggactaaaatgatattatgtTGAAAATGGCATCAAATTATAGTAAATTTAGTTACTTGGGAGATGTTAAGGGATGAtaatgaattcaaatttaagtttttcggtttaattgtgaaaaataatCTTGTTACAAttttaggtactaaattgaataatatacaaaactttacggaaattgaaaaaatgataataagtgGTCACATGCATTAAATAAGctattataatgtatttatgatGATAATTGGAAATAAATTCTTGTATAAATCAAAACTGAttgataatcgaggaaaaggaaaaataatgaTTAGTCGTTGAAATTCTTCTATTGTTGTTATTccttggtaagttcatatggtgtaattatttatatattttattaatagttatgcatgaattgtataattgaattgtttggatatgaacttaaaatttttaattgatacaaAGGTGATAAAAAGGACTTGATTGAAAAGTGATAAATTGTTACATGTTTTGAGCCCGAATGAACGTGAgataggatacgattggcatgccaatagagTTATTTTGGTGTTGTATATGAGATGAGACAACgaaaaatgatatgtttatttgtTCATTAAATGTAACAGAATCCTAAATTTGTTATTGATTACCGAGTTATATTTACAGTGATTCAAGTGTGTTTCTGAGGGAGGATGTGTAGCCTTTGGGAGTGACACTTAGTTCCCAGGCGTGTTTCTAGAAGGATATTATCCTTCGGGCTTGGCACTTAGTGTCCAGGCATGTTCTTGGATGGATTAGCTCGTTTGAACATTCTGGCGTGTTTTAGGTGGATGACCGAgtatatttattcattaaagttcATCGTGTtgaattattgttattaaaagaCTTGGTGACTAGCTACCACGTGTATTGTGATAGAATATAGATGAGTTATTTGAAAGTGTATTTGTATTGATTCATATGATGACTTGAAATGGTATTGAATCAACTTTTAtagtttggaaaattttatgacTTGAATGTGATGAACTCACCTATTGATACGATTTATGGTAACAAGATAAAATGTTagtaaattgtttttgttatttaaacTTGGATGTTAAGATATGCTATATTGTTTtcaacctatgaacttactaagctcaaCTGAATCttactttgtttcttttcctATTTCCTATAGTTATCGTTTTCCAGAACTCGGCGATCGGATCAACTTGAAGATCACACTGTCCAGCCACTGTTTGGTAgactttgaaaatgttttattttgattatgtggcatgtaataagggttgaattgtatataatttttttaatagcaAGTGTTTATATACTATGTTCGCATATTGGCATTATTATAGGGTTGATTATGGTTTGAAGtgatgactttgaagatgattgATAAGTATGGAAAATGTGATAGATTAACATGAAAATTTGGCATGTTTGGTCATGAAATATGATGTTTAAACATGTATGATTGTGTTGGTGAAGGTGGCTTAAAAGCTTTATGATTGAATTAGATTTTTAAGAATGGTATGTGAATTAGTTTTggtaataaatttgaaagttatagaCTTGTCATTTTTTGTCATGTTTGGATGATTGATAGTTGTATCTTGCTTGTGTAATGGGTGTATGTATGGTGACCTACTATTTTGGCATTAATTGAACTGAATTTTGGTGTTGTTTTATGTTTGTGATGCTGCCTTATGGAATATTGGTTAGAGCTAggaaaatgacatattttgtgcattttgaataggtttatGAATGGTCAATGGCATGTTTATGGCATAAGTATGTATTTGATGTTTGTGACTTCCATTATAAGACACATTATGACACACACAGGTTAGTACACAATCGTGTATTACACATGGGcatgggacacggtcgtgtgctcTGTGTTGATTGGGAAGCTTTGGGTGAACACGACATCAGTTAGTCACAAAGGCtggccacacacccgtgtggtaTTGTTCATTTGGTCAATAAATTTTGGCACACAGTTTCAATTTGTCACATGGTCCAGAACACGTCCATGTGACTTTTTGTTGGAAATTTTGCATTTAGGTCCAGATGGCTTCAATTTGTTACACGACATGGTGATACAACCATGTGACTCCATCTTTCAAGGCTTCAGCTTGTAACATAGTTttggcacacgaccatgtgatcTAGCACTACACAGCCTCAGCttgtcacacagccgtgtgaccctattttatgatttttccctatttgtttcaaattttgtaatttagtccatatttgtACTTGGGTTACCTTAAGAGCTTTCCTAAACTTGATTAAGACTCAAAATTGTCTGTAATTCATGATAAACATGATTCATGACTTgtatttgatgatttattgaatattgtTGTTATTAAATGTATGTGATTGATCTTgtaaaatgtgcaagtgtacataattggaacaagtaataaagtgacaagtaaatgtcgagttaccATACCCACAGATCtgtataagaaaatatttatgaaatgcaattaaaactaaaattttaattttgaggaaGTTAttaagaactaaaatttaactaagtaaaataaaatcaaataaaataaaaattccaatgcacgattgcaaaatattattttaatcaaaatgacataattgtgttagattaatcacatttcttaacttaacattattaaaacaatgttcatgttgttacaaaATAACTCATGaaaacttggtaatttgttaactatagCACATACTGACTTACAAActtaactaatctcttgaacatattactatgccaattcaaaaattaatcaattttaataagaaagtaaaagattaagtgaggtgACAATATATACCTacattgaaacagtttaatcacaataatcttgcaagttatgcaaggctaatgtaccgtttaataccgtcgctaatttaaccctcagctatcttagaagattaaacatgcactgattaagtatcgtgtcaattaattaaaatttcaatacgattaataattaattcattagttaccttacaatagTAATGTAAGAATaacttaatcatgattttacttaatcaaacaatttaccaagacctatatcaacacaaacataattttcataacttaagtggacgaaatgcaatcaatctaacacgaattaaatataagtcatgttaattaaatttaaaataaaaacataacaaatattcatagacatgttcataacaacaacaacaaaagttAAAGGATAGGAAACTAGAATCAATCCAGTGTTTCTCTGAAatttgactagtttgctccgctcctcCTTATTCGCTCATTCTTGTTGAACCGAGACTTCTACAAGCACTTTAATGATGCTACCAATGGTGGTTGAAGGGCTCTTTTCCAAGAGGGAAATTGACAAGGGAATGGAACGGAAAAATGGAAAGCAAAGGAAGGCTTGGAAGAGAGAAAATGATAGAGAAGTGTGGAATTAAAGGTGTGAGAGATGTGTTGAAATGAGTAGCAaatggggtatttataggtgagattggctgctaaaaatagcaaaaaaattaGCAGCTATAGACCCCCTTGCCCGGTCACACATGTGGAAAGTTTGAATGTTCcaaacttgctaaatttagctaggGGTAAATCTACAAAAGCTTGATAactggaggggtttgaatgcaatttcaaggaaaattcaAGGGCTGATTTGCAAGTCAAATAATAAGCTAATtcaagctgattgggtcagcatgttgGATAGTTTTGGATTAAAACTTTCGGTTTAGCACAATTGGaccttttttcataatttaattaataataattatttaacccaaaataaattggattaaatttaaaattaattatattatgtatta
The Gossypium raimondii isolate GPD5lz chromosome 8, ASM2569854v1, whole genome shotgun sequence DNA segment above includes these coding regions:
- the LOC128043019 gene encoding uncharacterized protein LOC128043019; this translates as MATGVLRTFLDIDLDDGNEDSMHMRPNNEEVKSCWGRIPLLSGWMISKLALRRCVLMQDNKVMAYASRQLKLYECNYSIHDLELIRVRGVTANVVADWRAMFCRMSLFEDGGLLAELQVRPTLVSEIKEKQPLDVSFLPPVKQVEEVHNSPYIMHPRGNKMYRDFRELYWWLDLKREERVTMDFVSGLPLTHTKKDPIWVIGDRLTKLTHFLPKELHEALGARLDSIRLSIRRQIDSQSGLFKFWRTC